The following proteins are encoded in a genomic region of Pelodictyon phaeoclathratiforme BU-1:
- a CDS encoding ATP-dependent helicase: MTDFLNDLNEVQRNAVIATTGPVMVLAGAGSGKTRVITYRIAYLIRNEGVSPQNILALTFTNKAAGEMRHRVDTLLHQGSSRGLWIGTFHSIFARILRNSIDLIGYDKNFSIFDSEDSKSLIRQSMAELNISVESVPVNTVQGLISRAKNSFILPSEFHRNASDYNQQKASQIYELYARKLKENNALDFDDLLIKPLELFNAHPEVLQELQETFRYIMIDEYQDTNRAQYLVAKMLGAKHRNIFVVGDDAQSIYSWRGADISNILNFQDDYHDALTFKLVENYRSTGNILKAANNVISCNLRQIKKELISHRNEGEPLTLIEAYNERNEAERVGEQIRNLRLKQGFEFRSFAVFYRTNAQSRVLEDVMRQHKIPYKIFGSVSFYKRKEIKDAVAYLRFILNDRDGESLLRIINFPPRKIGDVSIAKLREFAEDRQISLYEAILHSGEGGFQPRLVNALSSFSAVIETLRKVAVDGTVYEVLTELFTLTSIPLLLQTENTPESLVRYENLQELLSMARDFSDHNPDTGSLGDFLENISLASDYDETQESDNYVSLMTVHAAKGLEFPVVFITGLEERLFPLHCYEPEELEEERRLFYVAMTRAQEKIFLSWAQSRYQYGQQHHCLRSMFIGEIDASIVQTESGNFLSDRQAKEKVASGFSSPSRGYQSKTATSSSAVAGVLPKSSQPAFREGTMVHHAVFGPGVVLDVQGSGAKQKVRITFRNAGEKTLMVQYANLRIQQ; the protein is encoded by the coding sequence TTGACGGATTTTTTAAACGATCTCAATGAAGTGCAGCGCAATGCCGTAATCGCTACGACCGGGCCAGTAATGGTACTGGCGGGAGCTGGTTCCGGCAAGACAAGGGTGATTACCTACCGTATTGCATATCTTATCAGAAACGAGGGAGTCTCTCCCCAAAATATACTTGCACTCACCTTTACCAACAAGGCTGCAGGTGAGATGCGTCACCGTGTTGACACCTTGTTGCATCAAGGCAGTTCCCGTGGCCTGTGGATTGGTACCTTCCACTCTATTTTTGCGCGTATTCTCCGCAACTCCATTGATTTGATTGGTTATGACAAAAACTTTTCAATTTTCGACAGTGAGGACAGCAAAAGCCTGATCAGGCAGTCGATGGCTGAACTCAATATTTCTGTTGAGTCGGTCCCCGTCAATACGGTTCAGGGACTTATCAGCCGGGCAAAAAACAGTTTTATTCTTCCTTCAGAGTTTCATCGCAATGCCAGCGACTACAATCAGCAAAAGGCGTCGCAGATCTATGAATTGTATGCCAGAAAGCTGAAGGAGAACAATGCCCTCGATTTTGATGACCTGCTTATCAAGCCGCTTGAGCTCTTCAATGCGCACCCCGAGGTGCTCCAGGAGTTGCAGGAGACTTTCCGCTATATCATGATTGACGAGTATCAGGATACCAATCGGGCACAATATCTTGTCGCAAAAATGCTTGGGGCAAAACATCGCAACATCTTTGTAGTTGGTGATGATGCACAATCGATCTATTCCTGGCGGGGCGCAGATATTTCCAATATCCTGAACTTTCAGGACGATTACCATGATGCGTTGACCTTCAAGCTCGTTGAGAATTATCGCAGTACGGGAAATATCCTCAAGGCAGCAAACAACGTGATCAGTTGTAACCTGCGGCAGATCAAAAAAGAGCTGATTTCACACCGTAATGAGGGTGAACCCCTGACGCTTATTGAGGCCTATAATGAGCGGAATGAGGCTGAAAGGGTGGGGGAGCAGATTCGCAATCTGCGTCTGAAGCAAGGCTTCGAATTTCGGAGCTTTGCGGTTTTTTACCGTACCAATGCCCAGTCGAGGGTGCTTGAAGATGTCATGCGTCAGCACAAGATTCCTTACAAGATTTTCGGCAGCGTCTCCTTTTACAAACGCAAAGAGATCAAGGATGCGGTCGCCTACCTGCGTTTTATTCTTAATGACCGTGATGGCGAATCGCTGTTAAGGATTATCAATTTCCCGCCCCGAAAAATCGGTGATGTCAGTATCGCCAAACTCAGGGAATTTGCCGAAGATCGTCAAATAAGCCTCTATGAAGCTATTCTGCACTCAGGTGAGGGTGGTTTTCAGCCGCGACTTGTCAATGCTCTCAGCTCATTCAGCGCTGTTATTGAAACGCTCAGAAAAGTGGCGGTAGATGGCACGGTGTACGAAGTTTTGACAGAACTCTTTACGCTGACCTCCATTCCTCTTCTTTTGCAGACAGAAAATACTCCTGAATCGCTGGTGCGTTATGAAAACCTTCAGGAGCTGCTCTCCATGGCAAGGGATTTTTCTGATCACAATCCGGATACAGGCTCTCTTGGTGATTTTCTGGAGAATATCTCGCTTGCTTCTGATTATGATGAAACACAGGAATCGGATAATTACGTCTCTTTGATGACGGTACATGCCGCCAAAGGCCTGGAGTTTCCTGTTGTCTTTATTACAGGTCTTGAGGAGAGGCTTTTTCCCCTGCACTGCTATGAGCCTGAAGAGCTTGAAGAGGAGCGAAGGCTTTTTTATGTTGCAATGACGAGGGCGCAGGAGAAGATATTTCTCTCCTGGGCGCAGAGCCGTTATCAGTACGGGCAGCAGCACCATTGCCTCAGATCGATGTTTATTGGTGAGATCGATGCCTCGATTGTGCAGACAGAGAGTGGTAATTTTCTTTCTGATCGTCAGGCAAAGGAAAAAGTGGCTTCCGGTTTTTCATCTCCTTCAAGAGGGTATCAGTCAAAAACGGCAACCTCCTCCTCTGCTGTTGCGGGGGTATTGCCAAAGTCTTCACAGCCCGCTTTTCGTGAGGGAACGATGGTGCATCATGCTGTTTTTGGTCCAGGAGTTGTGCTTGATGTGCAGGGTAGCGGCGCAAAGCAGAAAGTCCGGATAACGTTTCGCAATGCAGGGGAGAAGACGCTGATGGTTCAGTATGCCAATCTCAGGATTCAGCAGTAA
- a CDS encoding ArsA family ATPase has translation MLSRDLTENQSQTRVIIYSGKGGTGKTTISSSTAVALARQNKKVLIMSSDPAHSLSDVFNVRISRNDPQKIEENLYGLEVDTVYELKKNMSGFQKFVSTSYKNKGIDSGMATELTTQPGLDEIFALSRLLDEAQSGKWDAVVLDTSPTGNTLRLLAYPEIIIGGNMGKQFFKLYKSMSSLARPLSGKSIPDDDFFNEVNVLLKQMEDINKFILSPEVTFRLVLNPEKLSILETKRAYTFVHLYGINVDGIVINKILPTSKTVGEYFEFWADLHSKYLMEIDSSFYPTPVFRCHLQRTEPIGPDALHDISKLVFGEQLPDKIFYSGKNFWIESKKNAATEDHREVLCIKVPFLKDAEEVLVTRMGTDIVVTVDRAQRIITLPRALYSLEMEEYIREDNLLRVVFRDIPVEKEEQELSVNKNVLDKLRSMRRMKL, from the coding sequence ATGTTGTCGAGGGACTTAACGGAAAATCAATCGCAGACAAGAGTTATCATTTATTCAGGAAAAGGGGGAACCGGAAAAACTACCATTTCATCATCAACAGCGGTCGCACTGGCAAGGCAGAACAAAAAGGTTCTGATCATGTCATCCGATCCTGCTCATTCGCTTTCGGATGTTTTTAATGTTCGTATCAGTCGCAATGATCCCCAGAAGATCGAAGAAAATCTTTACGGTCTTGAAGTTGATACGGTGTACGAGCTTAAAAAGAACATGTCCGGTTTTCAGAAATTCGTCTCTACCTCTTACAAAAACAAGGGTATTGACAGCGGTATGGCTACCGAGCTGACCACCCAGCCAGGTCTTGATGAAATTTTTGCCTTGAGTCGTCTGCTGGATGAGGCGCAATCAGGGAAGTGGGATGCTGTGGTGCTCGACACCTCTCCTACAGGGAATACGCTTCGCCTGCTCGCCTACCCTGAAATCATTATTGGCGGAAATATGGGCAAGCAGTTTTTCAAGCTCTATAAAAGTATGTCGTCACTGGCTCGTCCGTTGAGCGGAAAATCCATCCCGGATGATGACTTTTTTAATGAGGTCAATGTGCTTCTCAAGCAGATGGAGGATATCAACAAGTTTATTCTCAGTCCCGAGGTTACTTTCCGACTGGTGCTGAACCCTGAGAAGCTCTCCATTCTTGAAACAAAGCGCGCCTATACTTTCGTGCATCTTTACGGTATCAATGTTGACGGTATTGTGATCAACAAAATTTTGCCTACCTCAAAAACGGTCGGCGAGTATTTTGAGTTCTGGGCCGATCTGCACAGTAAATATCTGATGGAGATCGACAGCTCCTTTTACCCTACTCCGGTCTTCCGCTGTCATTTGCAGAGAACAGAACCGATCGGGCCGGATGCGTTGCATGATATCAGCAAACTGGTTTTTGGCGAACAGCTTCCTGACAAGATTTTTTATTCCGGAAAGAACTTCTGGATTGAGAGCAAAAAAAATGCAGCAACGGAAGATCATCGCGAAGTTCTTTGTATCAAGGTACCCTTTCTCAAGGATGCCGAAGAGGTGCTTGTCACCCGCATGGGTACGGACATCGTTGTCACTGTAGACAGGGCACAAAGAATCATAACTCTTCCAAGGGCGCTCTACAGTCTTGAAATGGAAGAGTATATCCGGGAGGATAATCTTCTTCGCGTGGTATTCAGAGATATTCCTGTTGAAAAAGAGGAGCAGGAGTTGAGCGTGAATAAAAATGTGCTTGATAAACTGCGTTCAATGAGGCGAATGAAGCTGTAG
- the aat gene encoding leucyl/phenylalanyl-tRNA--protein transferase, with amino-acid sequence MIRIDELLRAYRRGYFPMSDPEDEKVYWCQPYKRAVFCLDSYRPSRDVLRLTRKKEFTVTLDKEFAGVIKGCAAPRKNDHETWISDEIIEAYTKLHSLGIAHSFESWYQGELVGGLYGIALGGAFFGESMFSRRSYASRIAFDHLVFHLREKGYLLLDAQIMNPHLQRLGAVEIEHEEYMRQLAHALQKKIVFL; translated from the coding sequence ATGATCCGTATTGACGAACTTCTCAGAGCGTATCGGCGCGGTTATTTCCCGATGTCAGACCCTGAGGATGAAAAAGTGTACTGGTGTCAACCGTACAAAAGGGCTGTTTTTTGTCTCGACTCCTATCGCCCTTCGCGTGATGTTCTTCGCCTGACCAGAAAAAAAGAGTTCACTGTGACTCTTGACAAAGAGTTTGCGGGTGTGATCAAAGGGTGTGCTGCGCCACGAAAAAATGATCATGAGACCTGGATTTCTGATGAGATTATTGAGGCTTATACCAAGCTTCACAGCCTCGGTATTGCCCATAGTTTTGAAAGCTGGTATCAGGGTGAGCTTGTTGGAGGTTTGTATGGTATTGCCCTTGGTGGCGCTTTTTTTGGGGAGTCGATGTTTTCCCGCCGCTCTTATGCATCACGAATTGCATTTGACCATCTGGTCTTCCATTTGAGAGAAAAAGGGTACCTGTTGCTTGATGCCCAGATCATGAACCCCCATCTCCAGAGGCTGGGCGCTGTTGAGATTGAACATGAGGAGTATATGCGGCAACTCGCTCATGCATTGCAAAAAAAGATTGTTTTTCTCTAA
- a CDS encoding nitroreductase family protein produces the protein MHFRELVTKCRSYRRFDGATPVAEDVVRDLVELACYVPSSKNLQPLKFIAVCEPSLATALYPSLSWAGYLADWSGPPEGERPQAYIVMLGDLSISSDFACDSGIAAQTILLGATASGLGGCILGSLNRQKIRELLKIPERFALLMVIALGKPIETVVIDQMGDDDSVRYYRDANALHHVPKRVVDDVLLNFL, from the coding sequence ATGCATTTCAGGGAGCTTGTAACAAAATGCCGGAGTTACCGGAGATTTGACGGGGCAACACCGGTTGCCGAAGATGTTGTGCGGGATCTTGTGGAGCTGGCCTGTTATGTTCCTTCGTCGAAAAATCTTCAGCCCCTGAAATTTATTGCTGTTTGTGAGCCTTCTCTCGCCACGGCCCTCTACCCCTCTCTTTCCTGGGCAGGTTACCTTGCTGACTGGTCAGGCCCGCCTGAGGGTGAGCGTCCCCAGGCCTATATTGTCATGCTTGGTGATCTCTCAATAAGCAGTGACTTTGCCTGCGACAGTGGCATCGCAGCCCAAACCATCCTTCTTGGCGCAACAGCTTCGGGTTTGGGAGGATGCATTCTTGGCTCTCTCAATCGCCAAAAAATCAGAGAGTTGCTGAAAATCCCGGAAAGGTTTGCTCTTCTCATGGTTATTGCTCTGGGAAAACCCATCGAAACGGTTGTTATTGACCAGATGGGCGATGATGATTCGGTTCGCTATTACAGGGATGCGAACGCTCTTCATCATGTTCCAAAAAGAGTGGTTGATGATGTTCTCCTGAACTTTCTTTAA
- a CDS encoding Cys-Gln thioester bond-forming surface protein, with translation MKTILYAIIAVAIMTMSGMAHATEVINLHIGGSYSNIKSIVKGVHKSEGGGSIDPSYLNERALKYLYCVDLFTPVNVNDNYPYTTVNNSAIIHGNPVKNAGKVAYLLGNYGIGGQGEQAIALQAAIWHVVNETGVYDLDIESYGSTSNIATLYNKYINEATTNSSDVSKFLWINPGKDVKHTNYQGLVSNSPNPEPSTYVLLCLGGLFVAFRLRKSSGTSAVTV, from the coding sequence ATGAAAACGATTCTTTATGCGATTATCGCAGTTGCAATCATGACAATGAGCGGGATGGCTCATGCAACAGAGGTGATTAATCTTCACATAGGCGGATCCTACTCAAACATTAAATCTATCGTGAAGGGTGTCCATAAATCAGAGGGGGGAGGTTCTATTGACCCATCTTATCTTAACGAAAGAGCGCTCAAATATCTCTACTGTGTTGATCTTTTTACTCCTGTCAATGTAAATGATAATTATCCTTATACCACCGTAAATAACTCAGCTATAATCCATGGCAATCCTGTAAAAAATGCAGGCAAGGTCGCTTATCTGTTAGGAAATTATGGCATTGGTGGACAGGGAGAGCAGGCAATAGCTCTTCAGGCCGCTATTTGGCATGTAGTTAATGAAACAGGAGTGTATGATCTGGATATTGAGTCATACGGATCCACCTCCAACATAGCAACTCTGTACAATAAATACATCAATGAAGCGACTACTAATTCCAGCGACGTGTCGAAATTCCTCTGGATCAATCCCGGAAAAGATGTAAAACATACAAACTACCAGGGTCTGGTTTCCAACAGCCCGAATCCCGAGCCAAGTACATATGTTCTTCTGTGTCTCGGCGGTTTGTTTGTAGCATTCCGCCTCAGGAAATCTTCAGGAACGTCAGCAGTTACCGTTTGA
- a CDS encoding enoyl-ACP reductase: MPEKAHYGLLKGKKGIVFGPLDESSIGWQIALHAYREGAEIAISNVAAALRFGNIEELSTLCGNAPMFVCDASKNEDVDACFKELKEKMGSVDFIVHSIGMSQNIRKQLPYEDLNYEWFIKTLDVSALSLHRLVSYALKNEAINKGGSILSLSYIASQRNYWTYSDMGDAKSLLESIVRSYGPRLARQAIRINTISQSPTYTKAGSGIPGFEKMYEYSDLMSPLGNASAEECAEYCMTILSDLSRKVTMQNLFHDGGYSSMGATIPMIKLAHEVLNDKELALRVGLDE; the protein is encoded by the coding sequence ATGCCCGAGAAAGCGCACTATGGTTTGTTGAAAGGGAAGAAGGGAATCGTATTCGGCCCGCTTGATGAAAGCAGTATCGGCTGGCAGATTGCGCTTCATGCCTACAGGGAGGGCGCAGAGATCGCCATCTCGAATGTTGCGGCCGCGTTGCGTTTCGGCAATATTGAAGAACTCTCGACCCTATGCGGTAATGCTCCGATGTTTGTTTGTGATGCGTCGAAAAATGAGGACGTCGATGCATGCTTCAAGGAACTTAAGGAAAAAATGGGTTCGGTCGATTTTATTGTCCATTCAATCGGGATGTCACAGAATATTCGCAAGCAGTTGCCCTATGAAGATCTGAACTATGAGTGGTTTATCAAAACCCTTGATGTTTCTGCTTTGTCGTTGCATCGGCTCGTCTCTTATGCTTTGAAGAATGAGGCAATCAATAAGGGCGGCAGTATTCTCTCTCTTTCCTATATCGCGTCACAGAGAAATTATTGGACCTACTCTGATATGGGTGATGCCAAATCGCTGCTTGAATCCATTGTCCGCAGTTATGGACCAAGGCTTGCAAGGCAGGCGATCCGTATTAACACCATATCGCAGAGTCCAACCTATACCAAGGCAGGAAGCGGTATTCCTGGATTTGAAAAAATGTACGAGTATAGTGACCTCATGTCGCCTCTTGGAAATGCTTCTGCCGAAGAGTGTGCTGAATATTGCATGACTATTCTCAGTGATCTTTCCCGCAAGGTCACCATGCAGAACCTGTTCCACGATGGCGGTTACAGTTCGATGGGAGCGACCATTCCCATGATCAAGCTTGCTCATGAGGTGCTCAATGACAAGGAGCTTGCATTACGGGTGGGTCTCGATGAGTGA
- a CDS encoding NADP-dependent isocitrate dehydrogenase, with protein MAKTAKIIYTKIDEAPALATYSLLPILNAFARGTGVDFEPRDISLAGRIIANFPENLTESQRIPDYLAELGALALTPEANIIKLPNISASIPQLRAAIKELQEHGYNIPDYPEAPANEAEKELQTRFAKVLGSAVNPVLREGNSDRRAPLSVKAFAQKNPHKMGAWSSDSKSHVASMSAGDFYGSEKSVTVGEATAVTIEFVDNAGQSTVLKENTPLLAGEIIDTSVMNVRSLRNFFEAQIADAKATGVLLSLHLKATMMKVSDPIMFGHAVTVFYKDVFEKHAALIKELGVNVNNGLGDLYAKIQKLPEAQKAEIEADINAVYANRPALAMVDSDKGITNLHVPNDIIVDASMPVVVRDSGKMWGPDGKLHDTKAMIPDRCYATMYQAIIEDCKQHGAFNPATIGSVPNVGLMAQQAEEYGSHNKTFVAPANGTINVVDAAGQTVLAQAVEVGDIFRMCQAKDAPVKDWVKLAVKRARITGVPAIFWLDSKRAHDAEIINKVTEYLKEHDTTGLDIRILTPVEAMRFSLERIRAGKDTISVTGNVLRDYLTDLFPIIELGTSAKMLSVVPLMNGGGLFETGAGGSAPKHVQQFQKEGYLRWDSLGEFSAIAASLEHVAQSFSNDKARILAETLDQAIGKFLDNDKSPARKVGQIDNRGSHFYLALYWAEALAAQQEDQELQSRFAAVAQQLGDNEAKINEELIGAQGKPVDMGGYYNPDEALTTQSMRPSATFNAIIDVL; from the coding sequence ATGGCAAAAACAGCAAAAATTATCTATACCAAGATCGATGAGGCTCCTGCTTTGGCGACCTACTCTCTCCTTCCCATTCTCAATGCATTTGCGAGGGGTACTGGCGTTGATTTTGAGCCCAGGGATATCTCACTTGCAGGAAGAATTATTGCAAACTTTCCTGAAAATCTGACTGAAAGCCAGAGAATACCCGATTACCTTGCTGAACTGGGTGCTCTTGCACTGACTCCCGAAGCAAATATCATCAAGCTGCCGAATATCAGTGCCTCAATTCCCCAGTTGAGAGCCGCTATCAAAGAGCTTCAGGAGCATGGTTACAACATCCCTGATTATCCTGAAGCGCCTGCAAATGAAGCAGAAAAAGAGCTTCAGACAAGGTTTGCCAAGGTTCTTGGCAGCGCTGTAAACCCGGTTTTGCGTGAGGGAAATTCCGATCGTCGGGCGCCGCTTTCGGTAAAAGCCTTTGCACAGAAAAATCCGCACAAGATGGGCGCATGGAGCAGCGACTCCAAATCACATGTCGCCTCAATGAGTGCCGGTGATTTCTATGGCAGTGAAAAGTCTGTTACGGTGGGCGAAGCAACCGCAGTTACCATAGAGTTTGTCGACAATGCAGGTCAGTCAACCGTTCTGAAAGAGAATACTCCGTTACTTGCCGGTGAGATTATTGATACATCCGTTATGAATGTTCGCTCACTCCGCAACTTTTTTGAAGCGCAGATTGCCGATGCAAAAGCTACCGGTGTGCTGCTTTCGCTGCATCTGAAAGCCACCATGATGAAGGTCTCTGATCCCATCATGTTCGGTCATGCCGTTACCGTTTTTTATAAGGATGTGTTTGAAAAACATGCCGCACTTATCAAAGAGCTTGGCGTGAATGTGAACAATGGTCTTGGTGACCTCTATGCCAAAATCCAGAAACTTCCTGAGGCACAAAAAGCTGAAATTGAAGCTGATATCAATGCCGTTTATGCCAACCGTCCGGCACTTGCCATGGTTGATTCCGACAAGGGTATCACCAATCTTCATGTTCCGAATGATATCATTGTTGATGCATCCATGCCCGTGGTTGTTCGTGATTCCGGCAAGATGTGGGGCCCTGACGGCAAGCTTCACGATACGAAAGCCATGATTCCCGACCGCTGCTATGCAACCATGTATCAGGCCATCATTGAGGATTGTAAACAACATGGCGCCTTTAATCCGGCAACCATCGGCAGTGTGCCAAACGTTGGGCTTATGGCTCAGCAGGCAGAAGAGTACGGTTCACACAACAAGACCTTTGTAGCGCCCGCAAACGGGACAATTAATGTTGTTGATGCTGCTGGCCAGACCGTGCTCGCACAGGCTGTTGAAGTGGGTGACATTTTCAGGATGTGCCAGGCAAAGGATGCTCCGGTCAAGGATTGGGTAAAACTTGCCGTCAAGAGGGCAAGAATAACCGGAGTGCCTGCAATTTTCTGGCTCGACAGCAAGAGGGCTCATGATGCAGAGATCATCAATAAAGTGACAGAATATCTCAAGGAGCACGACACCACCGGTCTCGATATCCGTATCCTGACTCCGGTTGAGGCCATGCGTTTCTCTCTTGAAAGAATCAGGGCAGGCAAGGATACCATCTCGGTCACCGGTAACGTGCTTCGCGATTATCTTACCGATCTCTTCCCGATCATCGAGCTTGGCACCAGTGCCAAGATGCTTTCGGTTGTACCTCTCATGAACGGTGGCGGTCTGTTTGAGACCGGTGCAGGCGGATCCGCTCCAAAACATGTGCAGCAGTTCCAGAAAGAGGGCTATCTGCGCTGGGACTCCCTCGGAGAATTTTCAGCAATTGCCGCATCGCTTGAGCATGTGGCCCAATCGTTCAGCAACGACAAGGCAAGGATTCTGGCCGAGACTCTCGATCAGGCCATTGGCAAGTTCCTCGACAACGACAAGTCACCAGCCCGTAAAGTTGGCCAGATCGATAACAGGGGAAGCCACTTCTACCTTGCACTCTACTGGGCAGAGGCGCTTGCCGCACAGCAGGAAGATCAGGAACTGCAGAGCCGTTTTGCCGCTGTTGCACAGCAACTTGGCGACAATGAAGCAAAAATCAACGAAGAGCTGATTGGCGCACAGGGAAAACCAGTCGATATGGGTGGCTATTACAACCCGGATGAAGCCCTGACGACACAGTCCATGCGTCCCAGCGCCACCTTTAACGCTATTATTGACGTCCTCTGA
- a CDS encoding glycosyltransferase family protein, translating to MKILFGVQGTGNGHISRSRELVRKLKEDGHDVEVIISGRKEEELKEVEVFEPYRVMKGMTLVTYKGKMDYFETMLQLDLVRLMADIVTLDTKGTELIITDFDPITSMVARTRNIPSVGFGHQYAFKYDIPMGRGTFFEKQILLNFAPARYNAGLHWSHFDQPIFPPVIPATLYAHRSVTVIGKKILVYLPFEEVEDIQLFLAPFGAYEFYIYGKVHEDRDEGHLHFRGYSRAGFLADLMDCNGVVCNAGFELPGEALHLGKKLLLRPLDGQIEQQSNALGLVELGYGMAMDTLDGALLAEWLQKPCREPLLYARTVDYIAEWIGSGQWDQLSKYTDAAWADQS from the coding sequence ATGAAGATTCTTTTCGGTGTTCAGGGTACGGGAAATGGTCATATCAGTCGCAGCCGGGAGCTTGTTCGAAAGCTCAAGGAGGATGGTCACGATGTTGAGGTGATTATCAGCGGCAGAAAAGAGGAGGAGTTGAAAGAGGTAGAGGTATTTGAGCCATACCGGGTGATGAAGGGGATGACACTGGTCACCTACAAGGGAAAGATGGACTATTTCGAAACGATGCTTCAGCTTGACCTCGTTCGTCTGATGGCGGATATTGTGACGCTTGATACCAAAGGGACAGAGCTGATTATTACTGATTTCGATCCGATTACCTCAATGGTGGCCAGAACAAGAAATATTCCCTCTGTAGGTTTCGGTCATCAATATGCTTTCAAATATGATATTCCAATGGGCCGGGGAACTTTTTTTGAAAAACAGATCCTCCTGAATTTTGCTCCTGCCCGCTACAATGCAGGTCTCCATTGGAGCCATTTTGACCAGCCAATTTTCCCGCCGGTTATTCCCGCTACGCTCTATGCACATCGGAGTGTGACGGTAATCGGGAAAAAAATTCTTGTCTATCTTCCTTTTGAAGAGGTTGAAGACATTCAGCTCTTTCTGGCTCCATTTGGCGCGTATGAGTTTTATATCTACGGGAAGGTGCATGAGGATCGTGATGAGGGCCATTTGCATTTCAGGGGGTATTCCCGCGCAGGTTTTCTCGCCGATCTTATGGATTGCAATGGCGTTGTCTGCAATGCCGGATTTGAGCTTCCTGGTGAAGCGCTTCATCTTGGAAAAAAGCTGTTGCTCAGGCCTCTCGATGGTCAGATTGAACAGCAATCCAATGCACTTGGTCTGGTAGAACTTGGGTATGGTATGGCGATGGATACGCTTGATGGCGCTCTTCTTGCAGAGTGGCTGCAGAAACCCTGCCGTGAGCCATTGCTCTACGCCAGAACGGTCGACTATATTGCTGAATGGATAGGCAGTGGCCAGTGGGATCAGCTTTCGAAATATACTGATGCCGCCTGGGCGGATCAGTCTTGA